Genomic window (Thermodesulfovibrionales bacterium):
CGTATGAAGATTGGGAGTGGGTCATTGTAGACGACGGGTCGACAGACGGTACGGGTGATATCATCCGGGGCGTTAACGATAAGAGGATACGGTATATTTTCCAGGAACACGCTGCATCACGGCATCTTGCGAAGAATTTCAATAGGGCCCTCATGATGTGTAACGGCGACCTCATTGCCTTAATCGATGGCGATGATTACTGGCCACATGACAAGCTTCAGATACAGGTAGAGAGTTTTGATGACCCGTCCGTTATCCTCAGTTACGGCGAATCGTATCTCGTGGACCATGGAGGAAAGAAGATAGGCTTCGTCGGTATTCCGGAAGATCTCAGCTCAGCCAATAATAACCCGAAAGGGTCTGCTTTGAAGATCCTGTTGGTCGAAAAGTCTTGCTTCATCGTCAACCCAACAGTCATGATGAGAAAAAATGCTCTCCTGAGAATTGGTGGTTTTCTGGAAGTGAAAGGAATGGGACAAGATTTTCCAACGTGGGTCAGACTTGCGCTGGAAGGCACGTTCTCAGCAGTCCCCCGTTGTCTTGGATACTACAGAAAGCATGCCTCCTCGACGTCCTTTGTGCAGAATCGGGAAGTAGCTTTTAGCGATGAGATCAGGTTTCTCGAACACTTTCTTCTTGAGTTTCGGGTTAAAATGGCCGGCCTTAGTCTTTCTCATGACAGAGGAGAACTCAGGGAACACTGGGAAGACATGAGAAGGCATATCCCTTACAGCAGCGCCCTGTATCTGCTCATGTTCCGATGCTTTGAGGATGCTCGATCGGAATTCAGAAAATTCCTGACAAAGGCACCCTCAGCCAAGAATAACCTCATCTATTCCCTCGTCGTCCTTTCATCATGGTTGAGAACTGATCTCGTCAATCCAGTCGCCTTCTTTAAGGAGAAAGTGAAATCTCTCAAAAAACGTCGGCCTTATCATGCAAACCGGCTGCATGAGGCACAGTTTCGAGGAGACCGAAAGAATCATCGGGAAAATATGGACGCATCAGGACATTCATGGTTGAAAAGGTGAAGGCCCTCTTTTTTATACCCTCGCTGGAAGGTGGTGGTGCCGAGCGGGCCATGTCAGAGATTCTCCATCATATGAATAAAGAGAAAATCGAGGCCGTACTCATTCTGTTGTACCCCTGTGACAGTTCTCCTTACAGGGACTACTTACCTCGAGGCTTGAAGATCATCGTGGTAGAGAGGGCGTCTGATAATGTCCTTCAGAAGATCAAACAGTATGCTGCGTTCTTGAAGATTGTCTACGACGAGAAGCCACACGTCGTCATGAGCATGTTAACCTACAGTAATATCATGGCTATTTCCGCGAAACTCCTCTTCGGAGGAAAGATCATCATCGGCGAGCACAACACACTGAGTGAGATAACGAAGACAAAGGAAGGAAGGCAGATGCTGTGGTTTTCTACAGCCCATCTGGTCAAAATATTTTATCGATTTGCGGATAAAATCATTGCGGTGTCGGGAGGAGTTAAGACGGATCTCGTTGAGAAATTTAGGATAGCGCCTCATAATATCAGGGTTATCCATAA
Coding sequences:
- a CDS encoding glycosyltransferase; this encodes MTHKPSVSIVSSVFNNRPYIGQTIQSVLNQTYEDWEWVIVDDGSTDGTGDIIRGVNDKRIRYIFQEHAASRHLAKNFNRALMMCNGDLIALIDGDDYWPHDKLQIQVESFDDPSVILSYGESYLVDHGGKKIGFVGIPEDLSSANNNPKGSALKILLVEKSCFIVNPTVMMRKNALLRIGGFLEVKGMGQDFPTWVRLALEGTFSAVPRCLGYYRKHASSTSFVQNREVAFSDEIRFLEHFLLEFRVKMAGLSLSHDRGELREHWEDMRRHIPYSSALYLLMFRCFEDARSEFRKFLTKAPSAKNNLIYSLVVLSSWLRTDLVNPVAFFKEKVKSLKKRRPYHANRLHEAQFRGDRKNHRENMDASGHSWLKR